One Vibrio sp. CDRSL-10 TSBA genomic window, AGAGTCCGTACAAACGGAATGCCGTTTTCATCACTGATCACCGTGGCCTCAACGTTATAAATATCCTGCACCAGTTCAGACGTCAGAATGGACTTAGGATGCCCGCAGGCCACCAGCTCACCCTGTTTCAGAACCAGTAAATTATCGGCATACTGAGCGGCAAGATTAAGATCATGCAACACCATTAAAGTGATGTACTGCTGCTCACGAGTCTGATTCACCAAGTGCTCGAGCAGGACATGCTGATGATGTAAATCCAGCGCACTGACCGGTTCATCCAGCATCAGAATCTGTGGTTGCCGCATCAATGCCTGTGCAAACAGAATCATCTGACACTGCCCACCACTTAAGGTGCGTACATCGCGGTTGGCCAGATGCGATAATCCCATGCTTTGTAAAATTTCTAATGCACCTTGCAGCATATGATCATCAACTCTTAAACTCAATGCATCAAGACGGCCAAGCAGCACGACTTCAATCACGGTCAGGTTGACATCCAGATGAATGTCTTGCGGCATATAGCCAAAACGTTCCCGCCAATGGGATAAACGTTTGAGATTAAGAGCTTCCTGCTGATGCACAATCGTGCCGCTATCGAGTTTAATGTCGCCAAACAGGGTTTTCAGTAACGTACTTTTGCCGGTTCCGTTCGGTCCGAGAATGGCGGTAACCTGACCGGGCTTGAGTTCAAAACTGATGTCACGAGCCAGAGTCAAGGCACCGATCTGAATATTCAGTTTGTCAGCGCTTAACCCCTGCACTGCATCACCGCAGGTTTGTGTATTCGTCATCGTTAACCTCGTTTTGCCACAATCAGCCAGAAGAAGAACGGCACACCGATAATCGCAGTCACGATACCGATTGGAAACAGAGCCCCCGGCACAATCGCTTTTGACAGCACCGATGCGGTCGATAATAAGAAAGCACCGATAATAAACGACAGCGGCAGGAAGAAACGTTGATCCTCACCAACCAGAATTTTGGCAATATTAGGCGCAACGATACCGATAAAACCGATAATGCCGACAAAACTGGTCACGGTTGCTGTCATCACTGCGACAATAAACAGAATCTTGAGGCGCAATTGAGTCACGTTCACACCGACACTTTTCGCCCGCTCTTCTCCCAGACGCAGTGCAGTCAGCTTCCATGAATCCTGCATCAACAGCAAAAAACCGCCCAGCACAACCACCGCCGTGATCAGCAGATTGCTCCAGGTCGCTTTCGATAAGCTACCAAACAGCCAAAACAGGATCTGCTGGCTCAGCTCCGGAGAAGAAACAAACTGCACCAGAGAAAGCAGCGACTGGAACAAAAACAGCAAGGCAATACCGGCCAGTATCAGTTGCCCTGAGCTGATGTGACGCATCGACGCCAAGGCAAACAAAAAGCACGCCGACAACATGCAGCACAGAAACGCACCAATCGGCACCGCGTAGTGACTGTCCATACCAAGCGAGCCGATATACAGCATGATGGCTGCACCAAAACCTGCCGCCGCCGCCATGCCCAGAGTATAAGGACTGGCCATCGGGTTATTGAGCAAGGTCTGCATTTCAGCACCGCCGACACCCAGAGAAACCGCCGACGATGATCGCCATCAGCGCAATCGGCAAACGCAGATTGGTAACGATGACCCGAGTAGAATCATCCACCTGGAACGGCAGACCAATAAATTCAAGCAGTGCGTTCAGTACCCGGGACGCATCCAGCATGGATGGCCCGGTCATGATATCGAGAACAAAAGAAGCCAGCAGCAAGAAGCCAAAACTCATCAATACCAGCCAGCGTCGCCGCTCACTGCTGCGCTGGCGTTCAATCGCCTGTAATAAAATTTCAGATTGCATCCACAATTACCTGATTTTCTAACCTAATGATCATTTCTCTGCCAGAGAGACAGCAAATGTGCCGGTTGGCGTAACAGGCAGGTATTGGTGGTAAAAATTGAGGTATTCCGCTTCCGGATCCAAATCACTAAACAAGTCCGGGTACAGCGCCTTAGCTATGTACTGAATCATAGGGCCGTCCAGAATACTACGACATGCGCCGTGATAAACGCTGATCATACGGTTATTCTGCACTGCAGGCAGGCTCTGCCAGCCCATGCGCTGTTTATAGCCGCGCAGATGTTTGATTGCAGTCTCTCGATCCACGTTTCTGGCCAATCACCATGGCATCATCAGCACCGCCGAATTCATAGCCGGTGATCAGCACCACGTCAGGCTGAGCCGCTAACACCTGCTCCGGGTTGAGGTGTCCCCACCACTCGACAAACGGCTTGGAGATGTTATTTCCTCCGGCCATCTCTGACATGGCACCCCACATATTTTTACCAAAGGTATAACCGTATTCCCTGGTACCCGGGAAACCGAATTCTGCATAGATGCTTGGCTTCGGCAAATTCGCTTTAGCCAGCCGCTCAGTAATCAGGTCGACCATGCTCTTGTAGTCAGAGGCGATTTTCTCTGCCCGCTCTTCCTGACCGGTGATTTGGCCGATAATACGCGTGCTCTGCACGTGGCGTTCAACGGTCTGCGCATTGTAGTCCACCACAATCACCGCAATTCCCGCCTGTTCAATACGCTCGACATCACTGCCCAGCCCTTTGTATTGCCACTCCGCCAGCAGAACCAGGTCCGGGCTCAGGCTAATCACTTTCTCGACCGAAAAAGTTTGAGTATCGACTTTACCAACATCAGGCAATGTCTGCAGTGAAGGACGATGAGCAACGTACATCGCCCAGTTAGCCGGGCGCCACTTTTCCCATATGCCTTTCGACATACCAACCACGCGGTCAAACGCTTTTTCAGTACCGATCGCCATGTAATCTTCGCCATAACCACCCAGTACAACGCGTTTGGCCGGCAAGTCCAGCGTTACTTCTCTGCCCAGAACATCCGTTACCGTCGTTACCTGTGCAAAAACCTGTGGTGCTACCACCATCAACAGCACTAACCAAAGCCGTTTCATCTTCACCCTATCCTTTGCCTTCTTGCGGTCATCATTCAATTTACAAAGGTTGTTATACTATAACGATTGGCATCAATATCAATAT contains:
- a CDS encoding ABC transporter ATP-binding protein — translated: MTNTQTCGDAVQGLSADKLNIQIGALTLARDISFELKPGQVTAILGPNGTGKSTLLKTLFGDIKLDSGTIVHQQEALNLKRLSHWRERFGYMPQDIHLDVNLTVIEVVLLGRLDALSLRVDDHMLQGALEILQSMGLSHLANRDVRTLSGGQCQMILFAQALMRQPQILMLDEPVSALDLHHQHVLLEHLVNQTREQQYITLMVLHDLNLAAQYADNLLVLKQGELVACGHPKSILTSELVQDIYNVEATVISDENGIPFVRTLRSKKVA
- a CDS encoding iron ABC transporter permease, with the translated sequence MQTLLNNPMASPYTLGMAAAAGFGAAIMLYIGSLGMDSHYAVPIGAFLCCMLSACFLFALASMRHISSGQLILAGIALLFLFQSLLSLVQFVSSPELSQQILFWLFGSLSKATWSNLLITAVVVLGGFLLLMQDSWKLTALRLGEERAKSVGVNVTQLRLKILFIVAVMTATVTSFVGIIGFIGIVAPNIAKILVGEDQRFFLPLSFIIGAFLLSTASVLSKAIVPGALFPIGIVTAIIGVPFFFWLIVAKRG
- a CDS encoding ABC transporter substrate-binding protein; the encoded protein is MKRLWLVLLMVVAPQVFAQVTTVTDVLGREVTLDLPAKRVVLGGYGEDYMAIGTEKAFDRVVGMSKGIWEKWRPANWAMYVAHRPSLQTLPDVGKVDTQTFSVEKVISLSPDLVLLAEWQYKGLGSDVERIEQAGIAVIVVDYNAQTVERHVQSTRIIGQITGQEERAEKIASDYKSMVDLITERLAKANLPKPSIYAEFGFPGTREYGYTFGKNMWGAMSEMAGGNNISKPFVEWWGHLNPEQVLAAQPDVVLITGYEFGGADDAMVIGQKRGSRDCNQTSARL